The following DNA comes from Thalassoglobus sp. JC818.
AATGATGAAAATCCTCGCGATCGCAATCGTCATCATTCTTGCGTTGCAATATCTGCTGGGAGGACTCATTCGCCATCGCGGAACGGGTCTTCACGAGCACCTTGGCCTTGGGATTCTGTCCCTGGCGTTGATCTTCTTCAATTTCATCAATTGCGGAGGATCATCGAGCCGGTGGCTCCGCCGATCCGCAATGATTCTGGCACTTATCGCGTTCGGTCAGGTTGTGCTTGGTGCCGGCGCCTGGATCTTTCGATTTGGGTTTGCCCCGATGGGATACGTTGCCGTTTCCGATTCGATTCAACAGGTCACGCTACGAACCGTTCATACAGTTTGGGGTATCGTGACATTTCAATATGCGATTGTTCACCTGCTGCGTGTCCTTCGCGTTGATCATCTTTCGATCTTTGACCGAGAAGAACCTGTCGTGCTTCGTCGTCAGGATCAACAACTCGTGACAGAGGGAGGTCCTAAATGAGCACTTCTGTCGCGAATCCCGTTGCTCCTTCAAAAGTTTCACAGTCCGCTGCCGACTTGGAACACGTGGACGTTCAATTCTCCCTGAGTAAACTCTGGGCCAACTATCGCGATCTGGCCAAGCCCAAAATCGCCTTGATGGTTTTGTTCTCCATGGGAGTCGGCTACCTGCTCGGCTCTGCCGGAGAATGGACGCTTTGGCCACTTTTAAATGCCAGCGTTGGTGTTTTTCTGGCCGTCGTCGCGTCGAGTTGTTTCAATCAAGCGATTGAAGCCACAACCGATTCCCGAATGGCTCGAACGAGAAACCGTCCGATCCCATCCGGAAAGGTCACCGTCCAACAGGTCTACTTGATCGCAAGTGTCTGTTCGGTTGTCTCCTTCTTGTATCTCGCACTCACGGTCAACATGTTGACTGCGGTTCTCACCCTGGGAACAACGGTTCTCTATGCAGCTCTTTATACACCGCTGAAACGCTACTCGGTTTTGTGCACAGCAGTTGGTGCCATTCCCGGAGCTGCTCCGCCAGTGTTGGGCTGGGTGGCAGCAGGCGGGCAACTGAACATGGTTGCGTTTTCGCTGTTTGCAATTCTGTTTGTCTGGCAGTTCCCGCACTTTCTGGCGATTGCTTGGATGTATCGCGATGAATACCTGCGTGCTGGCCTCAAAATGGTTCCGGGCTCAGGTCGGGAACACATGGTCGGACGCGTCGCGTTCGCGTATTCACTGGTTTTAATTCCAATCAGTCTTCTTCCACACCATTACGGGTTGGCGGGAGACTTCTATGCGGCGGTCGCTCTGGTTCTGGGATTCATTTATGCAGGTTCTTCACTGAAGTTTGCAATGGATGAGTCACGGCAGCAGGCACGTCGTGTTCTGTTTGCATCGCTGTTCTATCTTCCGGGAGTATTGCTGGCCCTGGCCTTCGATCACCTCCGGCTGTTGAGTTAGTACGAGTTGTCTGAAATTGATGCGGACTTGAGTTCCGCGATTGAGGTAATGATTCATGTCTCACGAACATCATCCACCTGCCCTCAAAATGGGATTGCCAATTCCCAATTCCAAGCTTGGTATGTGGCTGTTCCTCGGCACAGAGATCATGTTCTTCACCGCATTCATTGGTACATACATCGTTTTGTACTTTGGATCGGTGGACGCGAACGGTCGTAGCGCGTGGCCTACAGACACTCACGTCACCCACATCAACATTCTCGCTGGTGGACTGAACACGTTCATTCTGATCGTCTCCAGCTACTTCGTGGTTGTCGCACACGAAGCGATGACGCTCAAAGACTTTGTGAAAGCCCGCAAGTTCCTGTGGATGACGTTCGCACTCGCGTGCGTGTTCCTGGGAATTAAGTCTTATGAGTACTACGGGAAAATCCATTACGACATTCTCCCTGGTCACATTCCGGAAACGGCAGAGCAGTCGGTTCAAAAGTTTCAGAACAATCTGAGCGACACACTCGACCGAAAATTGAATGATCTGATCCCCGGCGATGTTCCTCTGCACATCAAGCAACTCGAAGTTCCAACTGCGATCCAAGACGCAGAAGGGGAACGACTGATTCAACTGAAAGCTTACTCAGCCCTGCATTCAGAGTTCCTGCAGATTCGCGAAGCAATTTCGGCAGACAAGCTGTCGATGGAGCAAGCGAAAACGAAGCTCAAAGAATTGCAAGAGGATGAAACCTACGGACATATCGTCTCCGGACTTCGTGTTTACGAACCGATTGTCTACGGGAATCTTTTCTCGTCGACTTACTTCCTGATGACAGGTTTTCACGCGATCCACGTCATCGTTGGAATGATGCTGTTCGGAGCGGCTCTTGCGGTCGGGACCAAGCTGGACGAAAAGTGGACCGACTGGGTGGAGAACAGTGGACTGTATTGGCACTTTGTGGACCTGGTCTGGATCTTTTTGTTCCCGCTGCTTTACATCATTCCCGGAAACATTGGCCAGTAACAACTTGAAAGCGGTCTGATGGATCACGCTCACGACGATTCCCACCCACACGTTAATTACTTCGGCGTCTTTCTCGCTCTGTGTGTCTGCACAGCGATTTCAGTCGCTTTCGACCTGATCGAGATCTCACCAATCCTGTTGGTGGTGCTCGTGCTGGCGATTGCGTTGGCCAAAGCGCTGTTTGTGATGACTTACTTCATGCACCTCAAATTTGAGGGGCGATGGAAGTTTGTGGTTCTGGCCCCCACAGCCGTTCTCGCGGTTGGTCTCATGATCGCGCTCGCTCCTGACATGGCGATGCATTACTACACAACAGACACACCTCAATCCAAAATGGTTGTCGTCACTCACGGCGGAGACGGACATCACTCTGAAGATGGCGAGGAAGGCCATCACGACGAGGAAGATCACGGAAGTCATTCGAGCGACCACTAAGGACCGTCGAGAGATTGTCCTGTCGAGTTTGCTAAAGCTCCTCTCGAACTGACCCGCTTTCGGCCCTTTGCCTGCATCTGATCTGGCAAAGCCTTCAGAGGAGTGATGATGTCGATTGTCCACGTTGAACAGTTGGAGCATTCCTACGGCGATCGTCATGCGCTTGCGGGCGTCAGTTTTGACGTCGAACAAGGGGAAGTCTTCGGCCTCCTCGGCCCAAACGGAAGCGGCAAATCGACACTCTTTCGTGTCCTCTCCACGCTTCTCCCCCGGCAAAAGGGGATCGCAACGGTCAACGGGTTTGACGTTTCAGAACAGTCTGATGACGTCCGTCGCTCGATCGGAGTGACATTCCAATCGCCGAGTCTCGATCTCAAATTGACGGTCGGCGAGAACCTAAAACATCACGGCAAGCTATACGGGCTGAGCGGCAATCTTCTCAACGAGAGGTGTCGCGAAGTCATGTCTCGTTTGGGTGTCGCTGACCGCGAACGCGACTACGCAGAAACGCTCTCTGGCGGACTCAAACGACGCGTCGAAATTGCAAAAACGCTGCTTCACTCTCCCAGAGTTCTACTGCTCGACGAACCGAGTACCGGGCTGGATCCCGGTGCTCGACACGATCTCTGGGCGACCCTCTTCGATTTGCGAGAGGAAATGAACGTCACAATTCTCGTGACGACTCATCTCATGGAAGAGGCAGACCGCTGTGACCGACTGGGAATCATCGACCTCGGAGAGATGATCGCTCTCGGAACGCCGAATGAACTTCGATCGAAAGTTGGCGGCGACTCGGTCACGATCCAGGGAGACAAGATCGAGTCGCTGGCGGATGAGCTTCGGGAAAAGTTCGCGTGCGAGGTTCAGGTTCTCAATGAGGGACTTCGGATTGAGCATGAAAATGGCCACGAACTTCTGGCACAGATTGCGATCGAATACCCGGGCAGATTTCGTTCGCTCACGCTTGGAAAACCGTCCCTGGAGGATGTTTTCGTCAAGCTGACAGGACGCGGACTGGTCGAAGCGGGAGAGGTTTCATGAGTTCCGATCAGAACTCGAATGAGGTACCACAATCATCTTTCTGGCTGGCGAGCTGGACACTTGCCGTTCGAGAAGTCATTCGCTTCGTTCGCCAGCGGTCACGATTGATCGGTGCGATCGGACAACCGATTGTGTTCTGGATTCTGTTTGGAGCTGGGCTTCACGGAGCGTTTCAGCTTCCGGGAGTTGAGGACACGCAGAGCATTTCCTTTCAGGAATACTTCCTGCCGGGAATCGCGGTGTTGATTGTCCTGTTCACGTCGATCTTTTCATCAATCTCCGTGATTCAGGATCGCAACGAAGGATTTCTTCAGGGGGTCCTTGTCGCGCCGGTCCCGCGTTCTGCAATCGTTATGGGAAAAGTGCTAGGCGGGTCTATCCTAGCCATGATCCAGGCAGCTCTGTTCCTCGTTATCGCGCCGCTGCTTCACTGGATCGGTCTGGCACCCGCGATGAACCTGGCTTCGTCAATTTCCGGAATGGTCGGAGCCACCTTGTTTTTGGCACTGATCGCCATAGGATTGACTGGTTTGGGTTACTTGTTTGCCTGGAAGATCAACTCAGTCCAAGGTTATCACGGCGTCATGAGTTTGGTTCTTCTGCCGATGTGGCTTTTGTCCGGTGCGTTTTTTCCGGGGACCGGGAGCGTCTGGATGAGTTGGCTGATCCGCCTCAATCCACTGACCTACGGAGTGGCAGGTTTGAGACGCTGCCTTGTCACCGACCCAGCAGTGCTTCAAGTGCTCCCACCGTTTTGGGTCTGCCTCAGCGTGACCCTGTTGTTTGCAGCGATCTGTTTGTCTGTGGACGTTTTCATTACCCGACGTGATCCCGCAGTTGCATCATGACTTCCCCATCGCATACAGAGTTTTTCATTAAAGCGTTCGTGTTGCTCGTCGCTCTTCTCGGTCCGTGCCAGACGATTTGCGGACAAGAGCCGGAAGAGACACCTGCAGAAATTGTCATCGAACCCGGGACAAAGCTGCCTCTCACTTTTCGTGATGGAAAAGACGGGGAATACCGAGTCTGGAATCCTGAAAAGGTCGATGACTTTACGCTCGTTGACCAAACCGGAACTCCATTCACGAACGAAGATCTCCTCGGGAAACCATGGATCGTCAACTTTGTGTTCACACGCTGCAGCTATCAGTGCCCGCTGACCTGCAAAACGATGATGGAGTTCAACAAACGTATCTCCGACGTCGATTGCCGCATCGTCACGATCACTGTCGATCCGGAACACGATGACGTCGAGCGGATGCAGATCTATTCGGAGATCTGGGGGGCTGATCCGGAACGCTGGATCTTTGCAACCGGAGAACCGGAGGTCGTGTGGGATCTCATTCGTAAGGGCTTCAAAATCACAGCTTGGGAGAATGTTGGGACAGAACGCGTTCCAGGAATGGAGTTCGCCCACGACAATAACATCATCCACATCAGCGCCGACGGGGAAGTTCTGGGGCGTTACGACTCCGTCGTGGCTGACGAAATGACGACACTCAAAAAAGTCCTCGAAGGAGACATCGAAACTCCAGAGGAACACCGACCGACAGCAGTTTCCGGTCACGACGAAGACAGCGTCACAATTCGTGAATTCCTCGAAGGCGATCAGCCTGGACCAGCGAACCCGCTCGACAAGTTGCCGGAATGGGCAAAGCGACTGCCGGGCGTGAACGCGATGCTGAACTCGCTGGCCACAGTCTTGCTGATTCTCGGGTACATCTTCATCAAAGCTGGATTCACGTCACTCCACAAGAAGTCGATGCTCTTTGCCTTCGGAGTTTCAGTCGCATTCCTGGCCTGCTATCTCTCTTATCACTTTGCCCTGCACTACTACGCAGACTCTCCCGGGAAGCCGTTTGAAGGAACCGGGACGATTCGGACCGTTTACTTTTCGATTTTGATCAGCCACGTCATTTTAGCTGCACTTGTCCCAGTTTTGGCAATAGTCACCATTATCAAGGGGCTGAGAGCCTCTTGGGATTCTCATCGTCGGTGGGCGCGTGTTACGTTCCCGATTTGGCTGTACGTCTCTGTGACAGGTGTTATCATTTATTGGATGCTTTACCGCCTCTAGAGATCACATTCTCTGGTGGGCAGCGAGCCATTCGAACGAAGCTGATTCCATCAGCTCAATTGATCGCAGAGCACTGAACACCTAGTGAACAGCCCGCTTGAGATTACTGACAATCGACGCGACTTAGATCACTTGTGGGGACATCATCAGATCCAACCGAATTTGGTGATCTCCAACTTTGAAACGGAAGAGCCACAGTCATGACTCGTTTTCTGAAAGCAATGCTCATCGCACTGGTTCTCGTCGGAGGTCTGGGTGCTTCGCGTGCAGCAGAAGCCTGCCCCATGTGTGCCGTTGCAAATGAAGACGGAAAAGATGAAGTGGCGAACGCTCGTCCCCGTGCTTACATGTACAGCATTCTCTTCATGCTTTCGATGCCCGCGACGATCTTCACCGTCTTCGCTGTTACCTTCTACCGGCTTTCTCAGAAGCAAGCTGCGATGAACGAAGAATCACTCGCACTGCATCGAGACGATCCCTCAGGCGGATCTTTTGAGTCACTCGATTCCTAGAGCAAGTTGCTCTTTCCTGTGCACTCGCTTGAACTCTTTGATCAGATAAAAGGCTGAGTTTGATCGTGCGAGTGAGTGCGTTTTCTGTCGAAGGTTCTTCGCGAACTTCAGCGTGAAGATTTCATGAGCAGGAAGCCAGCTACGAAAACCGTGAGCAGAACCGCCCCGTATTGCATGGGCGTCAGGTTTTCCCAGAAGTCGAACGCGTAGCGCTTGTAGGTGCGCAGATATTGACCGATCGACATGGCGAGAATGAGATGCATCGTTGTGGCTCGAAGCAAGGCATGTGGGGAAAGTGTTCTCAACTCTAATTCGTGAAACACTTCTCGCAGGCAGAGTTGCTGGAAGAGTCGTGGAATCCAGCGGAATGTTTGCTTCAACCGCTACAACCTCACCAACTCTTTGATCAGTTCGGTTGCCCCATACTCGACGCGGCTCAAAAGTGGATCACTTGAATGTCGACTTGCTGCGCAGCGTGTGATGATATGCCTGTGCGAACCGGTGCGATTCGTCCCGAACATACTGCAACAATCTGAGTGCGTACGAGTGCCGACTGAGTCGATGAGGTTCCGATTCTCCCGGGACGTAGACTTCCTCTTCTCGTTTCGCCAGCGAAATCGTGAACGGTGGATCGATATCGAGGGCTTTCATCGCTTGCAGGGCTGCATTCAGTTGCCCTTTACCTCCATCGATGAGAAGAATGTCCGGAAAGGCATCGCCATCTCGTGAAAGCCGCGAGAGCCGGCGACTGACGACTTCTCTCATCGACGCAAAATCGTCGACGCCATCGACCGTTCTGATTTTGAATCTCCGATACCCATGCTTGAACGGTAACCCGTCGATGAACTGCACAAGGCTAGCCACCGTTTCGCCCCCCTGCAGGTGAGCGATGTCGACGCCTTCAATCACACGCGGGACTTCTGGCAGGTCGAAGACTTTCTTCAGACCTCTCAATCCTTTCTGAGGATCGATGTAAAAGACTTCAGGCTGTTGATGGTCTTCCAGGTTGCCTCGCAGGTTGAGGTTTTCGAGAGCATGGATTTCGTCTCGAATCCGGGCAGCTTTCTCAAACTTCAGTTCTTTCGATGCTGCCTGCATATCTCGTCGCAGTTCTGCGATGAGGCGAGTCTTTTTGCCATCCAAAAACATCCGCAGCCGACGAATGTCCTCGCGATACTCCTCCTTGGAGATTCGCAAATTGCAGGGAGCGGTGCATTGGTTGATGTTGGCCAGCAGACACGGACGGAACCAGCGCCAACGTTCGTCTTCTTCCTGGATGTCGAGAGGGCAGGTCCGGAATTTGAAGATCTTCTGCAGGACCGCAATGGTGCCCCTGAGCTTCTTGGCCGAAGTGAATGGCCCGTAAAGCTTGACGCCCTTTGACTCCGGCTTCCGAGTGAATTCGACTCGCGGAAACTCTTCGCCGATGCGGATTTGAAGATACGGGAACGTCTTGTCGTCTTTCAGCTCCTGATTGAATCTTGGCTGAATGTCCTTAATGAGTCGTGATTCCAGCAGCAGCGCATCGACTTCGGAATCGGTGACGAGAAAATCGATGTCGGCAATTTCAGGAACGAGGTTCGCCGTTCTCATTTCCGTCGCAGCTGCGGACGTGAAATAGCTTCCCGCGCGGCTGCGAAGATTGACCGCTTTGCCGACGTAGATGACCCGCCCGAGCCGATCTTTCATCAGGTACACACCCGGCTTCTGCGGAAATGTCCTGACTTTATCGTGGGGCGGAGTCATCGGCTGGGGTACCGGTGAACTGGTTTGATCGCTGTTTTCTCGTTCCATGACGTGGCAATTCTACGGCTTCCAGGAAGCAGAAGTCACGTCGTTTGTTGAGACTGCGACGGCATTTTTCGAACCGTCGCGTGTCGTTCAGCGATCGCAAGCGGAATCACACACGTTTCTCGAGAACGAGTCATCGCCAAAGTCTACTCAGAGGCTGTAGCGGTCTCTCGTTTTGAGCTCGCTGCTTCAAACTCATCCACCATGGTGGTATCGACAACACAACGGAATCCATTGTGGAAACTGCTGGACGTGATTTCGCCCCGCATGCGTGCTCCAGTCCGATAACCGGTGCAGCTGTTGATGTTGCACAGGAACGATCCCCCGCGCTGGACTCGCTTGATAATCCCAGGTTCTTGAGGATCAACACTGAACGGAGGGCCTTGTGGATTTCGCAGAGGCGAGTTGGAGTAGTAGTCGATGTGGAAGTAATCCTGGCACCATTCCCAAACGTTCCCCGCCATGTCGTACAGCCCGAGTTCGTTCGGTGGATACGCTTTGACGGGCGAGGTTGTCAGATACCCATCCTCATTGAGACGGTTCGTCGGGAATTCGCCCTGCCAGAAGTTCGCCATGTACTCCCCGTCCGGGACGAGTTCATCTCCCCACGGATAAAGAACCTCTTTGCCCCCGCTGCGGGAGGCGTATTCGAATTCTGCTTCGGTCGGGAGACGTTTCCCTGCCCAATTGCAGTAAGCGACGGCATCGTCCCAAGTGACGTGAACAACCGGATGATCCATGAGATCATCGATATTCGTGTCCGGTCCGCCGGGTTGTTTCCAGTTGGCTCCGTCGACGACCATCCACACCTGATACTCCCAGTTGGGGATACCGGTGACGAGTGAGTCGGCATCGAACTTGGAATTGAAGCACATCGAGCCAGCTTTCAATGCTTCATCCGGGATGAGGCTGACATCCGCTCCGCTCTTGGCAAAGTCTTCGCGAGTCGGAACTTTTTCGGCGAATGTTACGTAGCCTGTCGCATCGACGAATTCCTGAAACTGTCGATTGGTGACAGGTGTGGTGTCCATCCAGAACCCATCGAGTTCGACATCGTGAGCAGGATACTCATCCGGTTTGATCCGATTTGGGTTTTCTTCTCCCGGTTCGGGAAAGGAATCGATGCCCATGCGGAAACGTCCGCCCGGGACCCAAACCATTCCCTCTGGTGCAGGTCGTGGTGCTTCCACAATGAGCGGGCTCGTGTCGACCGAAGGTTTCGATTGGACAGGTTCCGGTTTCGAAGAGTTCGCCTTGGCGGCAGGTGCATCGGGCGGTTCAGCGCCAAAATCGTCGTTGCGTGTCGTCGCATTCGAACCAGTGGGAGCCAGGACGGCAGCCAGCAGCAGACAGCTGACCACAATCGTCGCAATCAAAAGGGAGTACACACTTTTCATGGAATGACGATGCAGTTTGGGGAGATGTCTGAATAAAATCGCTTTTCATCATAGGAATCTGCGACGCAATTGTCTTCCATTTCTTTCGGATTGCTTCGAGTTCCGAGCGCCAGCTGTATAATGATTCCGTACGAATCGATGAGGGACAGCTTCTCCATCGTGGAGTTCTGTCGAGTTTGAAAACCGCGTTTTCGAGTTCCTCGATTTTACAGTTTCCATCCACCAGGTTGAAAGACAACACGTGTCAGACTCTGTTGATCCCAAATACCAGTCGGGCGCACCAGACGATCCGAGTGTTCACGAATGGGGCGATGTCATCATCAGTTCGGACACTCGTCGGGACAATCGTATCCCACCCGGTCAGACGCGAACAAAGAAGTGGCCGGTGCTTCACTATGGACATGTTCCGAAAATTGACTTGAAGACGTGGCGGCTTCAAATTGACGGATTGGTCGACAGCCCGCTGACGTTCACGCTGGAAGAGTTTCAGAGTTTGCCGCGTGTGAAAGTCTTTTCTGACTTTCATTGTGTCACGCGGTGGTCGCGAATCGGAAATCTGTGGGAAGGTGTTTCCGTTCGCCATTTGATGGAGCTTGCCGGAGTTCAGGATGCTGCGAAATTTGTGATCGCGACAGGCTACGATTCAGGCTGGACGACCAATTTGCCGCTCGCTGACTTCGATGTCGAAGATGCGTTGCTGGTCGATCGTCACGACGGACTCGAGTTGGACGCAGATCATGGCGGCCCCGTGCGACTGGTTGTTCCGAAGCTTTACGCCTGGAAGAGCGCTAAGTGGCTTAAGAAATTGACGTTTCTCGCGGAGGACAAGCCGGGGTATTGGGAGCAGGTTGGCTATCACCTTCACGGCGATCCCTGGATCATCAATCCGCAGAATCCCGATGGAGAACGTTTTCGCGATGATCCCGGCTGGCAAGGCGGACGTCGTGAATAGGTTCCCAATTCGGTGAAGCATCGTCGTCTTACCAGTCGTCAGTGCCTCACCGTTCAGCCCATACGGGCGATGATCCTGAAAGGACCGTTTTTGAGGAATAGAGCAGATCTAACAGTTCTCCACCGAAAATTCTGAAGAACTGGACGTCGCATATTCGGAAAAACTGTCAGTGCATTCTCAGCTTTGAAATGATCAGTTTATTCCCTGTCGAGAATCTCATTGCGGGTCAACATTCTCAACGAAATAAGGGACAGTGAAGACTCAGCCGAGCAATGGGGTGCGTGCATCCAGTGGCTCGCGGATTCACGAATTGATTTTGGTTGGAGCGCTCCTTAAAGTCATGAACGGACATTTTTCGTCCATTCATGGTGCAGCCGGCGCCTTTTGCATTTACGCCCTTTCGCACAACTGGTCATCCGATGAAGAGAATTGCTTCCAGTAAAATTCGAATCGCTTGTCTGGCCGTCGTTTCATTCGCCGGTCTCATGCGAACCTCGGAAGCTCAAGTCTCGCGAGGATTCGACAGAACCGTCGAAGCAAACGCGTTGTTCGCTGAAGTCGTTCGACAGCCCAGCTTGTGGGTCATGGAAGTTCAACTGAAGCCCATTCGCATGGTCTGGCTCGACACCAAAGATCCTGTGACCGGCGAAGTCAAACCGACGGAAGTCTGGTACATGGTCTGGCGAGCCATTAATCGACCGCTTCCACCAGGACGTACCGACGATTCGCAGGCAGTGAACACTCTCGATCCTCTTCCAGGACCGATGCAATTCATCCCACAGTTCACACTCGTCACTTACGACAGCAAAGACTCGGAAGTCCCCAGCCAGATCATTGTTGATTCTGTCTTGCCGATGGCTGTGAAGAAGATCGAACAACTCGAACGACGCACTTCTTCGACCCTCCTGAACACTGTTTCCGCAGTTCAGGATGTGCCATCGATTGTTGAACCAGATTCCGATGATCAGCCTTGGATTTATGGCGTTGCCACCTGGACCGGAGTCGACCCGACCACCGACTTCTTCAAAGTCATTCTGCAGGGATTCTCGAACGGGTACGAAAACCGATCCGACGATCCTGAGAATCCAGAACTGTGGCGGAAGGTCATCATCCAGGAATTCTACCGTCCTGGTGACGAATTCGACCCGAGCATCGTCGAATTCCAGTACGTCGGACAACCGATGTGGACGTACCAGCCCGACTCAAAACAGCCTGCTGCAAACGCTCAGTAGAAACTGTCACATTGCGGTTGCATCTGGCAGCCGCACGCCGGCTGGACAGATTGAAGCTGAGGCGAGAAAACCGTTTCAACGAAGATCGCTTCAGCGGAGAATCGTGCTACTGCTCTTCATCTGATTCCTCGGTCGTTTCAGGGACCTTGCTCACTTCGACCTGAATCGATTTGCCCGGGCCATTGGCTTCGACGACACGGAACTGGTAACCCTCCCACTGGCATTCATCATCGACTTCCGGGAAGCGTTCGAACTCTTCATAGAGAAGCGCCGCGATCGTCAACAGCCCGTCGTCGCGATCTTCGTAGTCGAACCCGACTCGCTGGCCGAGATATCGCAGCGTCGTCAGCCCCTCAGCGAGAAATCGATTCTCGTCGACTTGAAGAACCGGTTCACGATCGAGAAGTCGTCGCGCGCGACTCGATTCCGGATTCAAGAGCGTATCGACGATGTCATCCTCTGTGATCACGCCAATCGTCTCGCCGAACTCATTGACCACGACGGCGGCATTCAGGATTCGAGTTCGTAGAGTTGAAAGCGTGGCGGAGACGCGGCCACACCACGGCACGTAGACCACTTCCTCGGAAATTGCTTCGAGGTTTTTCTCAGGGATCGTGCTGACGTCTCCGAGCGGAATGAAACGGCTGATCGATTCAGTGCCCGGGTCCATTAGAAAGACATATTCAGTACCGGGACCGAACTGCTTGAGTTGAGCGAGGTCGACAGGCGGATGGCAGGTCGCGAATGTGCCTCGCGGACGCATGAGCTCTTCGGTTCGCATTTCCGACATCTCGAGAATTCGCCCGAGAATCTTTTGTTCCAGCAAAGCCAGATCTCCACCAACTTCTGACGAGTCGACCGCACGTTCGATATCCTCAACGTTCAGGTATGGCTCCATCTTCAGCGATGGTGCGATTGCTCGGCGGAACGCGAGTGTCAATGTGCCCAAGGCGGGGAGAATCGGAGAGATCGCTCTG
Coding sequences within:
- a CDS encoding sulfite oxidase-like oxidoreductase, which gives rise to MSDSVDPKYQSGAPDDPSVHEWGDVIISSDTRRDNRIPPGQTRTKKWPVLHYGHVPKIDLKTWRLQIDGLVDSPLTFTLEEFQSLPRVKVFSDFHCVTRWSRIGNLWEGVSVRHLMELAGVQDAAKFVIATGYDSGWTTNLPLADFDVEDALLVDRHDGLELDADHGGPVRLVVPKLYAWKSAKWLKKLTFLAEDKPGYWEQVGYHLHGDPWIINPQNPDGERFRDDPGWQGGRRE
- a CDS encoding CNNM domain-containing protein, translated to MSEFLNTSSIWTPGAILMGLLILGSGFFSGSETALFYLTRDEIRRLKSGGPSARLAAALLRQPDRLLTVVLFWNLIINLTYFAISFVTAKKLVASGHPTAAGALSLFALVGMILFGEIFPKSIAVNLRNSIAIAASWPLALAVRAISPILPALGTLTLAFRRAIAPSLKMEPYLNVEDIERAVDSSEVGGDLALLEQKILGRILEMSEMRTEELMRPRGTFATCHPPVDLAQLKQFGPGTEYVFLMDPGTESISRFIPLGDVSTIPEKNLEAISEEVVYVPWCGRVSATLSTLRTRILNAAVVVNEFGETIGVITEDDIVDTLLNPESSRARRLLDREPVLQVDENRFLAEGLTTLRYLGQRVGFDYEDRDDGLLTIAALLYEEFERFPEVDDECQWEGYQFRVVEANGPGKSIQVEVSKVPETTEESDEEQ